The Gossypium hirsutum isolate 1008001.06 chromosome A13, Gossypium_hirsutum_v2.1, whole genome shotgun sequence nucleotide sequence TCACATATGTTCTTTTTTATGATTGAGATTCTGTTATGCGCCTTAGCGTATgatctagtcacaggtctagacgAGAAAGAATTCTTTCTCCGACCTATGGTTACTAGAAGAGGCAGACTCGTCCTTGACTAAACCCCCTCTGAAAGTAACGtttattttttatagaataattgcctccctctttatttcatattggcagCCTTTAGACTGTTAATAACAAAGGAAAGAGTCCTAATAgaattcctaacttagagtttatgaaggaaaaaaaaaactaatataatagagaaaataaataaaactaaaactcttaATAAAACCTGATATAATAATCAGCTGCAGTCCCTTTCACTTGTCACATGCATATTTAGGTGTTCCATATATAAGAGTTTCTGTTAATGATTGATTTTATTTGTGTAGGTTTCTTCCTCTTTGAATCTAGTTCAGAGGGCCGAGGTCGATTATCAGCCTCTTGTCCATTTGGGTACACCTTTGGATTTTGAATTTCCTGTGGAATTTTCCAAAGAAGCTACTTCAAGGAGTTTTGCAGCAGATTCAGTCGCCGAAGTCAAAGTTTTAAATAACATTGTGAATGATAATGTTAATCTGGGATGCCATCCTTCTGAATTGGCTGGTGATCGAATGTCAATGCAGAAAGTTCCTTTCAACGGACAAGATGTCAGCACAAATCTTTCAGAAAGTGATCCAAAGGGAACAAACACCACAGCGGGAACAGCGAGAACATCAGAAGATGGATATAACTGGAGGAAGTATGGGCAGAAACAGGTAAAGGGTAGTGAATATCCAAGAAGCTACTATAAATGTACCCATCCAAATTGTCAAGTGAAGAAGAAGGTAGAGCGTTCACTTGATGGCCAAATTACTGAAATTATATACAAGGGTGCTCATAATCACCCAAAGCCTCAGCCTTGTCGCCCATCACTTGGATCCTCTTCATCGTCTAATGAAATGTCAGAGAGTGCTGAAGGCAATGGAACTTGTGTCAAAGTTGAAAGTGGtttaatttggaaaaatacccaagCAGGTTCAAAGGATATTAAGCTTGGATCTGATTTGAGAGCCGATGGCCTCGAAAGAACATCCTCAACGTCTGTTATAACTGATCTTTCTGATCCACTATCAACTGCCCAAGGAAAATCAGTTGGTGTTTTTGAATCTGCTGATACTCCAGAGTTTTCATCAACACTTGCTagtaatgatgatgataatgatgataggGCTACCCAGGGAAGTATATCACTTTGTGATGATGCAGCTAATGATGATGAGTCTGAGTCAAAAAGAAGGTATTATTTTACATGTTAATGAATGTATCCTAGGGCTAAGGCTAGTAGTTTTTACTAACATATATTTTGCATTGTTATCCACTTCCCATTACAGGAAGACAGAATCGTGCTCGACTGAGATGAATGTGGCATCTGGGGCTCTCCGTGAACCCAGAGTTGTTGTGCAAATAGAAAGTGAAGTGGATATACTCGATGATGGTTATCGATGGAGGAAGTATGGACAGAAGGTTGTCAAAGGAAACCCTAATCCTAGGTACCAAAACTTGTCAGTCGTCTCTTTCTTGCTCTGTCTCATTTCTTTTGCATGTGAAGCTAAATGAACCATCCAAAGATGCAGGGGAAATTGAAAATGAACAATcctattttaaaacattttgttgtCTAATAGGAGCTATTACAAATGTACAAGTCCCGGATGTCCTGTGAGAAAGCATGTGGAAAGAGCTTCTCACAATCTAAAATGCGTGCTCACGACATATGATGGAAAACACAATCATGAAGTTCCAGCAGCCAGAAGCAGCAGTCATGTTAACTCAAGTGCTTGTAATTTACCCCCAACAGTGCCCAACAGTCAAGCTGCTCTGGCATTATCCAGAAATTCTCATGTTCTAAAGCCTGAAACACCAATCCAGGATATTGCACCTCCTTTTGATCGAAAGCCCGAATTCAAAAATGAATATATGAGACCTAGTTTTCTTGGGGATTTCAGCAATGAGATGAAGCTTGGGACTGCTTCTCTGGCTTCTGTTTACCAAATGAAGTTTCCTTCCTTACAGAAAGCTATTCCTTATGGCACCTTTGGACTGAACCCAAACTGCATTTCTACACGTTCACCTGGCTCAATTGCCTCAACAGTTCCAAATTTTCCAATTTCGATGCCATTGAATCTCCCAACATCTGCAAATCTTTCTTTGGCTGGTTTTGATATCAATAATGGTGGAAAACCAGCTGCTCCAATTCACTCTTTCCTTCCAGGGCAACAGTTCAAAGAGAATGCTGCTAGGTTCCATGGGATCAAACAGGAGCTAAAGGATGATAACCATTATGATCCTTGCCTTCCCATTGTCGACCATGCAAGTGCAAcatcgtcatcatcatcatcggtCTATCGCCAGCAGGCCACCGGAAATTTTCCATCCTAGACTGCAATTCGTTTCTTACTGGAGCCTGGTAAGGTGTTGGATTCTACTTGAGTTTGTTCAGAATTAAAGGTTCTTTCTCTTTCTATATTGCTGAATTATCATTTATAGTTTTTCTCCTTCATATCTATGCTGTTTTTTATACAAATCTTATACACCTATAGTCTATATATGTATGTGATCCTCTTGAGTTTTAATTTTATACATAGAAATATAATATTACAGGTTAAAAATGCTTCGATCTAGTGGTTTGTGCAGGACTGTTCAAATTGTTTCTTATTGTTCTATTATTAAGTATTATTGTTCTAAATTATTACTTGAAAAAATAAGTGTGAACTGAATGAATACATAAGGATTGAATTTGTATTATAGAAATTATTTGGTATATTGCTGAAGATTGAGAATTGTTTATGACTGTAAACgttgaattttagaaattatacatttcaaaattttaactttatttttataacattttatagatctcttgatgattttgaataaaaattaaaaaggtaatttaggtggaatattaatttatttaaaataaaactgaGCTTCTATGCTAAAATGATAATCAGCTCTTTCTCTATTGTCTAGTATATATCAATTTGTTTTTGTTGCATAAATTTTTCACCCACTAAATCtagtatatatatagatagaaaGAACTTGTAATATTAAATTTCTTGGCGCAAGGCCTTTGGCTTGGCTTCTCCAAATTCTTATGCTTTTCCGAGTCCCTTCTTGCTATTGGTTATCATCATCATTGCCTAAAGCTTCTCCAGATTCTTATGGTTTTTTGAGTCGTTTCTTGCTCTTGGCCATCATCATCACTGCTTGAAGCGTTAATGATGTCTGGGGATTGAGAGCTCGGAATGGAAGGACATTGAACTCAGGCCTCCTCCGATGGCATTTGACTGGGTCTCTGGTTATGTTGTTTCTGTCTGGTTAAGTTGCTTTGATGATTTTAGTTCTTAGGCGGTTCAGTTTGGTGTTGTGCCTGGTGCTGATGTTGCTGAAGTGAACTGATATCATGTGTCTCCGTACAGCAATAGGAATAAAACGATGGCCACTACCAAGGCAGTAGAGGATGTTACTTGTGGTTGTCGCCTAGTTTAAAAGGCTTTGACTTTCGGCCTGGTCCTTATTTATTCCTAATGACAGGGATATCTATCTTGTATCGGTTCTTGTTGACCTTGGGGGATTGTGATCGAATTCGAGAAATTCCTGTTGCTATTCTATTGCTCTTCTCTTTGTTCTTTTTGTTATGTCTGATTCTTGTCTTCATGGCTACTTGGTTCTCTTTTTTGTAACTTTTGTAACTTTTCTTGAGATGATGAATTTTATTGAcgacaacaacaaaaaaaaagcatTTATCTCTGAAGTTTGACACCAAAATAATATTCATTCTCATAGGTCgaaaacccaaaattttaaaaggtatcaaataaaagaaaaaagactattttttaaaaaatcgacaattattttaagatattttttagTGACCCAATTATTAAAACTTACAAATTTATCTAATcctatttgtctttttttttatttatttaattccgtTAATTGGGAGTTTGGGACTAACTTGTAATGAAAGAGGTAAGGTTaagattgatataataataaattcaatctTCAATGATTATATATtgtcaattttttattataatttttaagaaattaattctcaatatttatacattatttcaatttaattttaattttaaaaatatataaatttcaatttattaagTTGGTGCTCGGTTTAGGCTTCTACTCTCAATAAATATTGGGTTTGGTCCCTTCCGAAGATTTtctctaataaaaaaaataagggttTAATATTATGAATTTTTCTTCTATTTGGTTCTTAGAAAAGTACTACTGAGACAAAGAAGGTGAGGAATTTGTGTGAACGTACATGCAATTGCTAAGATTTATTTGTCAAACAACATAGCTCTTATCATCCAAAGCCTCTAAGTTTTGATTTATTGATCCATCTCCATCATGGCTGCATATGGTGGAAGGGCTGATTTGATAAACTTCTTCAACTACATGCATTTCATTCTATtcttatctaatttatttttctttttagacCGCACAATATTTAACAATCGATCACACTCATACTCAGTGTCAATATCACTAGCTCCAATTATAACCTGCTTATTGATTGAAAGATTAATTATTAAAACGACATCATCTAGCATTAATTACTATCAATTCCCAACATGAAAAATTAAACTGTATGCATTTTCGACCTCCATCTTTTCAAAAAGGCAGAAAACGACttcatattaataaattttgtcaTATATGGCACATATAAATCATCACTCTTTAAACGGTCTAGATATGCCCATTGACCTacgtaaattttaaattatgtcaatcACAAACAATTTTAACTTTCTATTATTTCAAACatagtaaaaattaatatttaatttccccagaaacatttttgaaaaaattatgaaaataaaaaaaaatgagttGACAATTCATAGTTTTCTACATGCTCTTTTTGAAACTTTAAATCATCCATTTTTCTCCTAAGAAAAGAgaatattaagtttttttttttttggagagtttGAATTAAAAGGATTTTCggtggaaaaaaaaataaatgggtAGGGTATTTATAAGAGAGAAATTCTACTTCAATAAGTGTCAACTTCTTTGTATTAAATGAATTGGTTGGAGTAATGAACAAATGCATTTTTTACTCAAAACTTCACAACTCTAAATTCAACAATATGAGAACTTTGGGgtctttttcttttgataaacATGACATGCACTAAACTTGACACCCATTATTGTTTAAAGtattgaattaatatttaaaaatatattctaaAAAACATCTTTGTcacataataaatattaaaagatgTAACAATATGTAACTCCTTTAGATTTTCCCAAAATGAAGGGAATCAAAATCAGGGTTGAAAAGAAAAGCAGTTGCTATGGCTGTCGCCATGGTTGATGCACAACAACATCAAAGAAGGCTTCCTAAAATTCAACCActgatacttttttttttttatggatttCTGTTTTTACTGATTTGTAATGCTAGAAAAAGAGGAAATgattaaacaatttttaaaaattgtcgTGTAACCATTTCATTacataa carries:
- the LOC107912949 gene encoding WRKY transcription factor SUSIBA2 codes for the protein MDHNITVFTNRQESVTADDGNGESETVDHGCGGGDGDGGVDGGKSGVSIAERRAATCGFKVDKINTARFRASTSPLASPPVRLPYLTIPPGISPTALLDSPIMLPNAQGSPTTGTFPVPTLNQDGQVLSVSNTDRGSKIAPSFSFKPQSMDSQPSFSSLEDQVSSSLNLVQRAEVDYQPLVHLGTPLDFEFPVEFSKEATSRSFAADSVAEVKVLNNIVNDNVNLGCHPSELAGDRMSMQKVPFNGQDVSTNLSESDPKGTNTTAGTARTSEDGYNWRKYGQKQVKGSEYPRSYYKCTHPNCQVKKKVERSLDGQITEIIYKGAHNHPKPQPCRPSLGSSSSSNEMSESAEGNGTCVKVESGLIWKNTQAGSKDIKLGSDLRADGLERTSSTSVITDLSDPLSTAQGKSVGVFESADTPEFSSTLASNDDDNDDRATQGSISLCDDAANDDESESKRRKTESCSTEMNVASGALREPRVVVQIESEVDILDDGYRWRKYGQKVVKGNPNPRSYYKCTSPGCPVRKHVERASHNLKCVLTTYDGKHNHEVPAARSSSHVNSSACNLPPTVPNSQAALALSRNSHVLKPETPIQDIAPPFDRKPEFKNEYMRPSFLGDFSNEMKLGTASLASVYQMKFPSLQKAIPYGTFGLNPNCISTRSPGSIASTVPNFPISMPLNLPTSANLSLAGFDINNGGKPAAPIHSFLPGQQFKENAARFHGIKQELKDDNHYDPCLPIVDHASATSSSSSSVYRQQATGNFPS